The Actinomycetes bacterium nucleotide sequence ACGGGCTACCAGGGGCGATTAGCTCAGCTGGGAGAGCACCTGCCTTACAAGCAGGGGGTCGCAGGTTCAAACCCTGCATCGCCCACCATAAAAAAAATTAAGCCAGAGTGGAGCTGTCGTCTAGTGGTTTAGGACACATGCCTGTCACGCATGAGATCGCGGGTTCGAATCCCGTCAGCTCCGCCATTTATTTATTAAATTGGCGTGGCGAGATAGCTCAGTTGGTAGAGCAGTAGACTGAAAATCTATGTGTCCGCAGTTCGATTCTGCGTCTCGCCACCAGTTTTCTTTCCTTTCCATCCATCCTGATGTGCTATAATTAATCTCAAATGTTAATTATGGTGGAGTAATGTTGGGAACTTATCAGATTCTTTCATTGGTTCTGGCATCCATCCTGTTGTTGGTGGTAATACTGCTTTTTGCATACAGGGCCAGGATTAAAAATACATATTTCAAAGTCCGAAAACAGACTTTAGCTGCTATCCCCCCAAAACAAATATTGGAACCTGGCCAGAGTTTGGAACTTGTAGAGGCTATTATTGAAAGCATATGGCATGGGATAATGGTTATTAATAACCGCCGGGAGATAATAAAGATAAATGAAAGCCTGGCCAATCTTTTTTATCTGGACCGCAGCCAGGTTTCAGGCGAAAAAACCATAAATGTATTTAACAATAACCGGCTTGAAAATTTAATTTCAGAGGCTTTCAGGCAGGGCAGTTCCCAGAAAGAGCAGATTGTATTTTACGGTGATGAGGAACTTTACCTGGATATGGAAGCTATTTCCATAAACCTTGAAAAGAAAACAAGGGTCAGGCAGGAGGGTTACCAGGGTAAAAAAATGCCCACCCACATGATCCTGCTGGCCAATAATAATACTCAGGAAATTGAATTCTCAAAGCTAAGAAGCCAGTTTGTGGCCAATGTCAGCCATGAGATGAGAACTCCTTTAACTTCGGTTAGGGGATATCTGGAGACTCTGGCAGAAGATGATTTAAGGGACACCGAAAGGGTTAAAAGCTACATTGTTAAAAGCCTTAAGGAAGTAGAGAGATTGAATTTCCTTATAGAAGATGTGCTTAACCTGTCCAGGATAGAGTACAAAAGGAATGTGCTGCTAAAAGAAGAAATAAATATAGAAGAAATAATTAAAGATACGGTAGCATCCCTCATTTATCTTGCCAGGCAGAACTCTACTGACATACATTTCAATTATAAGGGCAGCCCTGTAAAGTTTTTCACCGATGAACATCTTTTTCGCCAGCTGGTAAAAAACCTGGTGGAAAATTCAATTTTTCATTCCGGCAAAAATTCTCAGCTAAATATAAGTTTAAAGCAGGATAAAAAGGGAATAAATATGGAATTTACTGATAATGGCGCTGGTATTTCAAAGTCTGATTTGCCTTTTATATTCCAGCGTTTCTATAGGGGAAAGAGCCAATTTGGAGCCAGGAGGATAAGTTCGGGCCTGGGACTTTCCATCGTAAAGCACATAGTGGAGCTTCATAACGGCAGGATAAAGGTAGAAAGCACACCTGATGCTGAAACCAGCTTTAAAATTTTTTTGCCGGCCAGGCAGGGTTAGAATATAATAAATTCATCAGATAACAATAAATGTATATTCAATTATGCAAGAACTAATATACATAGTAGATGATGAGGCTAACATCTTGGAAATAGTTAGCTACAATCTGGAAAAGAATGGATTCAGGGTAAAATCTTTTAAGGAAGGCCAGGATCTGCTCAGGGCTTGGAGCCTAAAGGAGCCGGATCTTTTGATACTGGATCTTATGCTTCCGGATATGGATGGCCTGGATATATGCAGGACTATAAAAAAGGATAGCACGGTGCCCATTATAATTTTAAGTGCCAAAAGCGAGGAGCTGGATAAGGTGCTGGGCCTGGAGCTTGGTGCCGATGACTATATTATTAAGCCTTTTGGGGTAAAAGAGTTAGTGGCCAGGGTAAAGAGTGTACTCAGGAGAGCGGGTTCCGGAATGGCTGCCGGTTATATTAAGGGTGAGTATGAGTTTGGGGAAGTTAAGTTATCCATTGACGAGCAAAAGCATGAGATTTTCTTAAATGGAAAAAAAGTTAAGCTGAATCCCAAGGAATTCAGGCTGCTCTCTATACTGCTGCAGCAGAAAGACAACCTGGTTTCACGTCAGGATCTTATCGGAGAGGTATGGGGGCACGACTATTATGGTGATACCAGAACCCTGGATGTGCATATCAGAAGGATAAGGGAGAAAATGTCTGCAAAAAATTTTGGTAAGGATTATATTAAAACCGTTCACGGTTATGGCTATAAAATGGTTAGCAGCAAAGAAGGCAGATAGTTGAATCCAGTTAGATTTAATCTTT carries:
- a CDS encoding PAS domain-containing protein; this encodes MLGTYQILSLVLASILLLVVILLFAYRARIKNTYFKVRKQTLAAIPPKQILEPGQSLELVEAIIESIWHGIMVINNRREIIKINESLANLFYLDRSQVSGEKTINVFNNNRLENLISEAFRQGSSQKEQIVFYGDEELYLDMEAISINLEKKTRVRQEGYQGKKMPTHMILLANNNTQEIEFSKLRSQFVANVSHEMRTPLTSVRGYLETLAEDDLRDTERVKSYIVKSLKEVERLNFLIEDVLNLSRIEYKRNVLLKEEINIEEIIKDTVASLIYLARQNSTDIHFNYKGSPVKFFTDEHLFRQLVKNLVENSIFHSGKNSQLNISLKQDKKGINMEFTDNGAGISKSDLPFIFQRFYRGKSQFGARRISSGLGLSIVKHIVELHNGRIKVESTPDAETSFKIFLPARQG
- a CDS encoding response regulator transcription factor, yielding MMQELIYIVDDEANILEIVSYNLEKNGFRVKSFKEGQDLLRAWSLKEPDLLILDLMLPDMDGLDICRTIKKDSTVPIIILSAKSEELDKVLGLELGADDYIIKPFGVKELVARVKSVLRRAGSGMAAGYIKGEYEFGEVKLSIDEQKHEIFLNGKKVKLNPKEFRLLSILLQQKDNLVSRQDLIGEVWGHDYYGDTRTLDVHIRRIREKMSAKNFGKDYIKTVHGYGYKMVSSKEGR